One Micromonospora craniellae genomic region harbors:
- the fabI gene encoding enoyl-ACP reductase FabI has protein sequence MSGLLAGKRLLVTGVITDASIAFSVAKLAQENGAQVVLTGYGRLSLVERIAKRLPEPAPVIELDVTNPEHLAGLADKVREHVDGLDGLVHSIGFAPQSCLGGGFLDASWEDVATALHVSTYSYKSLATAALPLMSPGGAVVGLTFDATQAWPVYDWMGVAKAGLESASRYLAMHLGKQGIRSNLVSAGPLRTMAAKSIPGFEQFEDAWSERAPLGWNLTDQEPAARACLALLSDWFPATTGEIVHVDGGYHAIGA, from the coding sequence ATGTCCGGACTGCTGGCCGGTAAACGGCTGCTCGTCACCGGCGTCATCACCGACGCCTCCATCGCCTTCTCCGTGGCGAAGCTCGCCCAGGAGAACGGCGCGCAGGTCGTGCTCACCGGGTACGGCCGGCTCTCGCTGGTGGAGCGGATCGCCAAGCGGCTGCCCGAGCCGGCACCCGTGATCGAGCTGGACGTGACCAACCCCGAGCACCTGGCCGGGCTGGCCGACAAGGTCCGGGAGCACGTCGACGGGCTCGACGGGCTGGTGCACTCGATCGGGTTCGCCCCGCAGAGCTGCCTCGGCGGCGGTTTTCTCGACGCCTCCTGGGAGGACGTGGCGACCGCGCTGCACGTCTCCACGTACTCGTACAAGTCGCTCGCGACGGCGGCGCTGCCGCTGATGTCGCCGGGCGGCGCGGTGGTCGGTCTCACCTTCGACGCCACCCAGGCGTGGCCGGTCTACGACTGGATGGGCGTGGCCAAGGCCGGGCTGGAGTCCGCCTCCCGCTATCTCGCCATGCACCTGGGCAAGCAGGGCATCCGCAGCAACCTGGTCTCCGCCGGGCCGCTGCGCACCATGGCCGCCAAGTCGATCCCCGGCTTCGAGCAGTTCGAGGACGCCTGGTCCGAGCGGGCCCCGCTGGGCTGGAACCTGACCGACCAGGAACCGGCGGCGCGCGCCTGCCTGGCGCTGTTGTCGGACTGGTTCCCGGCCACCACCGGCGAGATCGTGCACGTCGACGGCGGCTACCACGCCATCGGCGCCTAG
- a CDS encoding ferrochelatase: protein MAYDAVVLLSFGGPEGPDDVLPFLQNVTRGRGVPPERLAEVAEHYQHFGGVSPINQQCRDLLAAIRADFAAHDLDLPVYWGNRNWHPMLADTVAQMRDDGVRRALAFVTSAYGGYSSCRQYQEDVTAARAAVGADAPLIEKLRQFWDHPGFVEPHVDAVREALSRLDPARRDSTRLVFTAHSVPISAADSAGPHGGRYTAQLAETARLVHAAAAPDLPYDLVWQSRSGPPHVPWLEPDVNDHLATLAEQGVTGVVVSPIGFVSDHLEVVWDLDTEALDAAKQLGLDFVRAATPGVDPRYVTMVRELVRERIDPDGAQLRRRLGELSMWDTCPTVCCVPPRRPS, encoded by the coding sequence ATGGCGTACGACGCGGTGGTCCTGCTCTCCTTCGGCGGCCCGGAGGGGCCGGACGACGTGCTGCCCTTCCTGCAGAACGTGACCCGGGGGCGGGGCGTGCCGCCGGAGCGGCTGGCCGAGGTGGCCGAGCACTACCAGCACTTCGGTGGGGTGTCCCCGATCAACCAGCAGTGCCGGGACCTGCTCGCCGCGATCCGCGCGGACTTCGCCGCCCACGATCTCGACCTGCCGGTCTACTGGGGCAACCGGAACTGGCACCCGATGCTCGCCGACACCGTGGCGCAGATGCGCGACGACGGCGTACGGCGGGCGTTGGCGTTCGTCACCAGCGCCTACGGCGGGTACTCCTCCTGTCGGCAGTACCAGGAGGACGTCACCGCCGCCCGGGCGGCCGTCGGTGCGGACGCGCCGCTGATCGAGAAGCTGCGCCAGTTCTGGGACCATCCCGGTTTCGTCGAGCCGCATGTCGACGCGGTACGCGAGGCGCTGTCCCGCCTCGACCCGGCCCGGCGGGACAGCACCCGGCTCGTCTTCACCGCCCACTCCGTGCCGATCTCCGCGGCCGACAGCGCCGGCCCGCACGGCGGCCGGTACACCGCCCAGCTCGCCGAGACGGCGCGGCTGGTGCACGCCGCCGCGGCCCCGGACCTGCCCTACGACCTGGTGTGGCAGAGCCGCTCCGGGCCGCCGCACGTGCCGTGGCTGGAGCCGGACGTCAACGACCACCTGGCCACTCTCGCCGAGCAGGGCGTGACCGGGGTGGTGGTCAGCCCGATCGGGTTCGTCTCCGACCACCTGGAGGTGGTGTGGGATCTGGACACCGAGGCGTTGGACGCCGCCAAGCAACTCGGCCTGGACTTCGTCCGGGCCGCCACCCCCGGCGTCGACCCGCGCTACGTGACCATGGTGCGGGAACTGGTGCGGGAACGGATCGACCCGGACGGCGCGCAGCTGCGTCGCCGCCTCGGCGAGCTGTCGATGTGGGACACCTGCCCCACGGTCTGCTGCGTTCCGCCGCGCCGTCCGTCCTGA
- a CDS encoding HAD-IIA family hydrolase, whose product MLDRKPVQSWLTDMDGVLVHEGQPVPGAPEFVNRLRASGKPFLVLTNNSIYTPRDLQARLARMGLDVPEQAIWSSALATAQFLADQRPGGTAYVIGEAGLTTALHAVGYVLSDFAPDYVVLGETRTYSFEAITKAIRLIDDGARFICTNPDATGPSVEGALPAAGSVAAMISKATGVEPYFVGKPNPMMMRSALNTIDAHSESTAMIGDRMDTDILCGLEAGLETILVLTGISTRTEAERYPYRPSRIVDSVADLIDEI is encoded by the coding sequence ATGCTGGACCGCAAGCCCGTGCAGAGCTGGCTCACCGACATGGACGGTGTGCTGGTGCACGAGGGGCAGCCCGTGCCGGGCGCGCCGGAGTTCGTCAACCGGTTGCGTGCCTCCGGCAAGCCGTTCCTGGTGCTGACCAACAACTCGATCTACACGCCGCGCGACCTTCAGGCCCGGCTGGCCCGGATGGGGCTGGACGTGCCGGAGCAGGCGATCTGGTCGTCCGCCCTGGCGACCGCCCAGTTCCTGGCCGACCAGCGGCCGGGCGGCACCGCGTACGTGATCGGGGAGGCCGGGCTGACCACGGCCCTGCACGCGGTGGGCTACGTGCTCAGCGACTTCGCGCCCGACTACGTGGTGCTGGGGGAGACCCGCACCTACAGCTTCGAGGCGATCACCAAGGCGATCCGGCTGATCGACGACGGGGCCCGGTTCATCTGCACCAACCCCGACGCCACCGGCCCGTCCGTGGAGGGCGCGCTGCCGGCCGCCGGGTCGGTGGCCGCGATGATCTCGAAGGCGACCGGGGTGGAGCCGTACTTCGTCGGCAAGCCGAACCCGATGATGATGCGCTCGGCGCTGAACACGATCGACGCGCACTCGGAGAGCACCGCGATGATCGGCGACCGGATGGACACCGACATCCTCTGCGGCCTGGAGGCCGGGCTGGAGACGATCCTGGTGCTGACCGGGATCAGCACCAGGACGGAGGCGGAGCGCTATCCGTACCGCCCGTCCCGGATCGTCGACTCGGTGGCCGACCTGATCGACGAGATCTGA
- a CDS encoding DUF3097 domain-containing protein, whose amino-acid sequence MGRRYGDDVLAGDWRRRKVTPEVDAEPDLVVEDADSGFCGAVVGFDSGTVVLEDRHGKRRNFPLLPAAFLLDGRPVTLRRPARAPVPAARRRTASGSVALDGVRARVARASRIWVEGVHDAALVERIWGDDLRIEGVVVESLEGVDALQDRVREFAPGPDRRLGVLVDHLVPGSKESRIVARVDSPHVLVTGHPYVDVWQAVKPSALGVAAWPVVPPGRPWKEGVCAALGVAEPADMWRHILSRVNTFAEVETPLINAMERLIDFVTEPG is encoded by the coding sequence ATGGGGCGGCGGTATGGCGACGACGTGTTGGCGGGGGACTGGCGGCGGCGGAAGGTGACCCCGGAGGTCGACGCCGAACCGGATCTGGTGGTCGAGGACGCCGACTCGGGCTTCTGCGGAGCGGTCGTCGGCTTCGACTCCGGGACGGTCGTGCTGGAGGACCGGCACGGCAAACGGCGCAACTTCCCGCTGCTGCCGGCCGCGTTCCTGCTCGACGGTCGTCCGGTGACCCTGCGTCGACCGGCCCGCGCCCCCGTGCCGGCCGCGCGCCGGCGTACCGCGTCCGGCTCGGTGGCGCTGGACGGGGTCCGCGCCCGGGTCGCCCGTGCCAGCCGGATCTGGGTCGAGGGCGTCCACGACGCCGCTCTGGTGGAGCGGATCTGGGGCGACGACCTGCGGATCGAGGGCGTGGTGGTGGAGTCGCTGGAGGGCGTCGACGCGCTCCAGGACCGGGTACGCGAGTTCGCTCCCGGGCCTGACCGTCGGCTCGGCGTCCTCGTCGACCACCTGGTGCCCGGCTCCAAGGAGAGCCGGATCGTGGCCCGGGTGGACTCCCCGCACGTCCTGGTCACCGGCCATCCCTACGTCGACGTGTGGCAGGCGGTCAAGCCGTCGGCCCTGGGCGTCGCGGCGTGGCCCGTGGTGCCACCGGGACGCCCGTGGAAGGAGGGCGTCTGTGCCGCGCTCGGCGTCGCCGAGCCGGCCGACATGTGGCGGCACATCCTGTCCCGGGTGAACACCTTCGCCGAGGTGGAGACCCCACTGATCAACGCCATGGAACGCCTGATCGACTTCGTCACCGAGCCTGGGTGA
- a CDS encoding serine hydrolase domain-containing protein yields the protein MSLRPETIRHVNALVADAQSAGHVPSLVVGVVRDGALAHLAGAGDHPRPEVDLQYRIGSITKTMTAVLIMQERDAGRLALDDPLRRHLPEAEAAGPITLRQLLGHAGGLQREPDGPWWERSEGVDLATLLADFGTPKVALPAYRTHHYSNLAFGLLGGALQRVTGTGWAQLVRERILAPLGMHRTTYAAAAPFAPGYVVHPWHDTLREEPRTDTGAMAPAGQLWSTVADLSRWAAFLADPDPAVLAPATLDEMCAPVFLSDLDSWRGGYGLGIQLTRQGDRVYVGHGGSMPGHVAVLAVHRSSRTGLVGFANSYGFRTGGISPLGLQALNLVLDAEPAPARPWRPADAPPPADVAALTGRWWWMGTALDVTWDHSTADLVGTLRDDRVSRYHAEGPDRWRGHSGPETGEILRVHRDLAGHPIALDIATFLFTRTPDDTP from the coding sequence GTGTCCCTGCGTCCGGAAACAATACGGCACGTCAACGCCCTGGTGGCCGACGCGCAGTCCGCCGGTCACGTGCCGTCGCTGGTCGTCGGCGTGGTCCGGGACGGCGCGCTGGCGCACCTGGCCGGCGCCGGTGACCACCCCCGCCCGGAGGTCGACCTGCAGTACCGGATCGGCTCGATCACCAAGACGATGACCGCCGTGCTGATCATGCAGGAGCGCGACGCCGGACGGCTGGCGCTGGACGATCCGCTGCGGCGGCACCTGCCCGAGGCCGAGGCCGCCGGGCCGATCACTCTGCGCCAGTTGCTGGGGCACGCGGGCGGGCTGCAACGCGAGCCGGACGGACCCTGGTGGGAGCGGAGCGAGGGCGTCGACCTGGCCACCCTGCTGGCCGACTTCGGCACCCCCAAGGTCGCGCTGCCCGCGTACCGCACCCACCACTACTCGAACCTCGCGTTCGGCCTGCTCGGCGGCGCGTTGCAACGGGTCACCGGCACCGGATGGGCGCAACTGGTGCGGGAGCGGATCCTGGCCCCGCTGGGCATGCACCGCACCACGTACGCCGCCGCCGCGCCGTTCGCCCCCGGGTACGTGGTGCACCCGTGGCACGACACGCTGCGCGAGGAGCCGCGTACCGACACCGGTGCGATGGCCCCCGCCGGACAGCTCTGGTCGACCGTGGCCGACCTGTCCCGGTGGGCGGCGTTCCTCGCCGACCCCGACCCCGCCGTGCTGGCCCCGGCCACCCTCGACGAGATGTGCGCCCCGGTGTTCCTCAGCGACCTGGACTCCTGGCGGGGCGGCTACGGCCTGGGCATCCAACTCACCCGCCAGGGCGATCGGGTCTACGTCGGGCACGGCGGCTCGATGCCCGGCCACGTCGCCGTCCTGGCGGTGCACCGGTCCAGCCGTACCGGTCTGGTCGGCTTCGCCAACTCGTACGGCTTCCGCACCGGCGGCATCAGTCCGCTCGGTCTCCAGGCGCTGAACCTGGTGCTCGACGCCGAGCCGGCACCGGCCCGGCCGTGGCGACCCGCCGACGCCCCGCCCCCGGCCGACGTGGCCGCGCTGACCGGCCGCTGGTGGTGGATGGGCACCGCGCTGGACGTGACCTGGGACCACAGCACCGCAGACCTGGTGGGGACCCTGCGCGATGACCGGGTCAGCCGCTACCACGCGGAAGGGCCGGACCGCTGGCGCGGGCACAGCGGCCCGGAGACCGGCGAGATTCTCCGGGTCCACCGCGACCTCGCCGGCCACCCGATCGCCCTCGACATCGCCACCTTCCTCTTCACCCGCACCCCCGACGACACCCCGTAA
- a CDS encoding NfeD family protein: MDAVMWIVLGVVLAVAEIFTATLFLIMFAVGAFAAAGAAAFGAPVAIQAVVFAAVSALTVLAARPVIQRHRQTAMETGETAFGVEAIEGSSALVLEQVDAGQGMVKIDGEVWSARAYDATQVLEPGERVQVIQVKGAVALVWRDVATPGELPEAER; this comes from the coding sequence GTGGATGCCGTGATGTGGATCGTGCTGGGTGTGGTACTGGCCGTCGCTGAGATCTTCACGGCGACCCTCTTCTTGATCATGTTCGCGGTCGGTGCGTTCGCCGCCGCGGGCGCCGCCGCGTTCGGAGCGCCGGTGGCGATACAGGCAGTCGTCTTCGCCGCCGTGTCGGCGTTGACCGTGCTCGCGGCGCGGCCGGTGATCCAGCGGCACAGACAGACCGCGATGGAGACCGGCGAGACCGCCTTCGGGGTGGAGGCGATCGAGGGCTCGTCCGCTCTGGTTCTTGAGCAGGTCGACGCCGGTCAGGGCATGGTGAAGATCGACGGCGAGGTGTGGAGCGCGCGTGCCTACGACGCCACCCAGGTTTTGGAACCCGGTGAACGGGTGCAGGTTATTCAGGTCAAGGGAGCGGTAGCCCTGGTCTGGCGGGACGTTGCGACGCCCGGTGAGCTACCCGAAGCGGAAAGGTGA
- a CDS encoding SPFH domain-containing protein — protein MELIVPVLLIAVALISVITLAKSVRIVPQQRQDVVERLGRYKRTLNPGLNILVPFVDAVRTKVDMREQVVSFPPQPVITSDNLVVSIDTVLYFKVVDSVRATYEISNFLQAIEQLTVTTLRNVIGSLDLERALTSREEINRHLSGVLDETTGRWGIKVTRVEIKAIEPPPSIRDSMEKQMRAERDRRAAILNAEGHKQSQILSAEGEKQAAVLRADGDRQARILQAEGQAKAVRTVFDAIHQANPSQKVLAYQYLQALPQIANGTANKVWIVPAELTKALEGMGGALGGLSQMVGDAPTQQASADASAVEREAAEAAEAAAQAAQEIHNEVRVAEAQATGGKEPQGLPAPEPVSPGSLLNDPADQRERG, from the coding sequence ATGGAACTTATCGTCCCCGTCCTGTTGATAGCGGTCGCCCTGATCTCGGTGATCACCCTGGCGAAGTCGGTGCGGATCGTGCCGCAGCAGCGTCAGGACGTGGTGGAGCGGCTCGGTCGGTACAAGCGGACGCTCAACCCCGGGCTGAACATCCTGGTGCCCTTCGTCGACGCGGTGCGGACGAAGGTGGACATGCGCGAGCAGGTGGTCAGCTTCCCGCCGCAGCCCGTGATCACCTCGGACAACCTCGTCGTCTCGATCGACACCGTGCTCTACTTCAAGGTCGTCGACTCGGTGCGGGCCACCTACGAGATCTCCAACTTCCTTCAGGCGATCGAGCAGCTCACCGTCACCACGCTGCGTAACGTGATCGGTTCGCTCGACCTGGAGCGCGCGCTGACCAGCCGTGAGGAGATCAACCGGCACCTCTCCGGCGTGCTGGACGAGACCACCGGCCGGTGGGGCATCAAGGTGACCCGGGTGGAGATCAAGGCGATCGAGCCGCCGCCGAGCATCCGCGACTCGATGGAGAAGCAGATGCGCGCCGAGCGGGACCGCCGGGCCGCGATCCTGAACGCCGAGGGCCACAAGCAGTCGCAGATCCTCTCGGCCGAGGGCGAGAAGCAGGCCGCGGTGCTGCGTGCCGACGGTGACCGGCAGGCCCGTATCCTGCAGGCCGAGGGCCAGGCGAAGGCGGTCCGGACCGTGTTCGACGCCATCCACCAGGCCAACCCGAGCCAGAAGGTGCTGGCCTACCAGTACCTCCAGGCCCTTCCGCAGATCGCCAACGGCACGGCCAACAAGGTGTGGATCGTGCCGGCCGAGCTGACCAAGGCCCTGGAGGGCATGGGCGGCGCGCTCGGCGGGTTGAGCCAGATGGTCGGCGACGCGCCCACCCAGCAGGCGTCCGCCGACGCCAGCGCGGTGGAGCGGGAGGCGGCCGAGGCGGCGGAGGCCGCCGCCCAGGCGGCCCAGGAGATCCACAACGAGGTACGCGTCGCCGAGGCGCAGGCCACCGGCGGCAAGGAGCCGCAGGGCCTGCCCGCGCCCGAGCCGGTCTCCCCGGGGAGTCTGTTGAACGACCCGGCCGACCAGCGCGAGCGGGGCTGA